A single genomic interval of Nonomuraea rubra harbors:
- a CDS encoding LacI family DNA-binding transcriptional regulator, with translation MTNPNPSPAPTLRDVAEAAGVHTATASRALNPNTRRQISAETARRVMRAAQALGYQPNSVARSLKTSRTGTVGLVIPDLTNPLFPPIVRGVESVLESGGYHVWIVNTDNDAERERAKIESLRSRQVEGLIVATARLEHPLLRQLHEQGVRMVLINRQVEHLGLPAVTGDDATGVAAAVRHLAALGPTGIAYLSGPLSTSTGRVRARAFRHAVRDLGLSDELVVECARWSESDGAAALRALLDRGARFTAVVAGNDLIALGCYDVFAERGLSCPGDVSVIGFNDMPFLDKLRPPLTTVAVPHHELGAEAARMLLDCIDDPGRPARTLLLPVSLVVRGSTAPPGAG, from the coding sequence ATGACCAACCCGAACCCGTCGCCCGCCCCCACCCTCCGCGACGTCGCCGAGGCCGCCGGCGTGCACACCGCCACGGCCTCGCGCGCGCTCAACCCGAACACCCGCCGGCAGATCAGCGCCGAGACCGCCCGCCGCGTCATGCGGGCCGCGCAGGCGCTCGGCTACCAGCCGAACTCGGTGGCCCGCAGCCTCAAGACCTCCCGCACGGGCACGGTCGGCCTGGTCATCCCCGACCTCACGAACCCGCTGTTCCCGCCGATCGTGCGCGGCGTGGAGAGCGTCCTGGAGTCCGGCGGCTACCACGTCTGGATCGTCAACACCGACAACGACGCGGAACGCGAGCGCGCGAAGATCGAGTCGCTGCGTTCCCGCCAGGTCGAGGGCCTCATCGTCGCCACCGCCCGTCTGGAGCACCCGCTGCTGCGGCAGCTCCACGAGCAGGGGGTCCGGATGGTGCTGATCAACCGCCAGGTGGAGCACCTGGGCCTCCCGGCCGTGACCGGCGACGACGCCACCGGGGTGGCCGCCGCCGTACGCCATCTCGCCGCCCTCGGCCCCACCGGGATCGCCTACCTGTCGGGCCCGCTCAGCACCTCGACGGGCAGGGTGCGCGCGCGGGCGTTCCGGCACGCCGTACGCGACCTCGGGCTGTCCGATGAGCTGGTGGTGGAGTGCGCGCGCTGGAGCGAGAGCGACGGCGCCGCCGCGCTGCGGGCGCTGCTGGACCGGGGCGCCAGGTTCACGGCCGTCGTGGCGGGCAACGACCTCATCGCGCTCGGCTGCTACGACGTGTTCGCCGAGCGCGGCCTGTCCTGCCCCGGTGACGTGAGCGTGATCGGCTTCAACGACATGCCGTTCCTGGACAAGCTGCGCCCGCCGCTGACCACGGTCGCGGTGCCGCATCACGAGCTGGGCGCGGAGGCGGCCCGCATGCTGCTGGACTGCATCGACGACCCGGGCCGCCCGGCGCGTACGCTGCTGCTCCCGGTGTCGCTGGTCGTGCGCGGCTCCACGGCCCCGCCAGGAGCTGGTTGA